The following coding sequences lie in one Cryptococcus neoformans var. neoformans B-3501A chromosome 2, whole genome shotgun sequence genomic window:
- a CDS encoding hypothetical protein (HMMPfam hit to Suf, Suppressor of forked protein (Suf), score: 385.4, E(): 7e-113) gives MSHEHPAEIVHQLQSIDSIQQDLADTAAAVVDAASQSLPPQHAAQDQKSHSTLLDNAEAMESILESAIPAAPGSSSTAAASDAIGDNNFTASGPPPISNTVVAPSAADDETGDVIVVESETPTTTNVVEAVVNPENDGDVPIESTEQSSGQPAEQPTEQPTEQPTEQPAEQPAVETPQAPQSTPAAPAASAVESIPTTLEETHLEQIVQAPAPTVHTEPLTPVVDIKMEEKPMIEHVAWIPPQGIHSDVFLPEGLTEYSPSVSQNGELIRSWRADPSNPTLLLSLFNWAVQKTEVEDARAWYRVLAVDNPTAAQPLLALINLELALSNFAEVEAIFASTLKGSAGITTAADVSIWAAYLHYIRRQNPLTEGSANAADVRSTITEAYEFALRECGFDRESGDIWDEYIKFVASGPATNQWDTQAKNDNLRKIYQRAVCIPLNNIEALWKSYDNFESSLNKLTAKKYLAEKSPAYMTARTALRELRALSDPIPKPILPPYPTFTEQDRQVVGAWKACLRWEEGNPLVIENHELLQSRIGYALRKCLGEMRHFPELWHYAASYYSKLGKQDEAAEILEAGVNACPKSFLLTFAYAELQEERKAFPTCHSLYTTLISKLNPEVDELRQNVAREIDIARGPPIPGSEKAAVAAAVGDSIDADGNDISDIQRLVEEREQRGALVAQRRGKDIEELMVGISVVWIMYMRFARRAEGIKAARGVFGKARKSPHLTWQVFEASALMEYHTNKDAAVAIRIFELGLKQFSEDVDYVIKYLQFLLSINDDNNARALFERSVVRIMGDKARPLWDAWARYEYTYGDLSAVHKLEARMSEVFPEDAPLKRFAQRWSYNGIDQIAIRDLGFNRARMGVAAPPAFAIAPVLPPVHASIPAPIAVPTPVQPPQESYKRPAPEDIPPRRPSSAEFSRSPKRHRAQSPPRRYPERDDRPPPGRYRDSLPPVKAPSSIPPPPLAGPAYATPSSGAYGGDKDRSGLEKPLAWFMAQLPNARSFDGPVFRPDDIMKLFGGLSLPGAGMPPAPPISRGPPPPPMQSRGYYEPERDRRYGGHGSGRY, from the exons ATGTCACACGAACACCCCGCAGAGATCGTCCACCAGCTGCAATCAATAGACTCCATCCAGCAGGACCTCGCAGACACAGCCGCTGCCGTCGTCGATGCTGCCTCCCAAAGCCTTCCCCCCCAACATGCTGCACAAGATCAAAAATCCCACTCAACCCTGTTGGACAATGCAGAGGCAATGGAGTCTATTCTTGAAAGTGCCATACCGGCAGCTCCAGGTTCATCGTCTACCGCTGCAGCATCTGATGCCATTGGAGATAACAATTTTACTGCGTCTGGTCCTCCTCCTATTTCCAATACTGTCGTTGCTCCATCTGCTGCAGATGACGAAACTGGAGACGTGATTGTCGTTGAAAGCGAGACTCCTACAACTACCAATGTCGTAGAGGCAGTTGTCAACCCAGAAAATGATGGCGATGTCCCGATAGAGTCCACAGAACAGTCCTCAGGACAGCCCGCAGAACAGCCCACAGAACAGCCCACAGAACAACCCACAGAACAGCCCGCAGAACAACCTGCTGTCGAAACACCTCAAGCACCCCAATCCACTCCTGCTGCACCCGCCGCATCTGCCGTTGAAAGTATCCCAACCACCTTGGAGGAAACTCATCTTGAGCAAATAGTGCAAGCACCTGCCCCAACTGTTCATACTGAGCCTCTGACGCCTGTGGTCGACATCaaaatggaagaaaagcCTATGATCGAACACGTCGCATGGATACCACCTCAAGGAATCCACTCTGATGTATTTCTCCCGGAAGGTCTGACGGAATATTCCCCAAGTGTGAGCCAAAATGGCGAACTGATCAGGTCTTGGCGTGCTG ATCCTAGTAACCCGACCCTGTTActttctctcttcaacTGGGCCGTCCAAAAAACGGAAGTGGAGGATGCTAGGGCTTGGTATCGGGTTCTGGCGGTTGATAATCCGACTGCG GCCCAACCGCTGCTCGCTTTGATCAATTTGGAGTTAGCTCTTTCCAACTTCGCCGAAGTAGAGGCTATCTTTGCCAGTACACTCAAGGGAAGCGCTGGGATAACAACTGCGGCCGACGTTAGTATCTGGGCCGCGTATCTCCATTACATCCGGCGACAAAACCCTCTTACTGAGGGTTCAGCCAATGCTGCTGATGTCAGATCAACGATCACTGAGGCTTATGAGTTTGCGCTTCGAGAGTGTGGATTTGACCGAGAGAGCGGAGATATCTGGGATGAGTACATCAAGTTTGTTGCGAGTGGTCCT GCTACCAATCAATGGGACACGCAAGCCAAAAATGATAACCTTCGAAAGATCTATCAGCGAGCTGTTTGTATTCCCCTCAACAACATTGAGGCTCTATGGAAGTCTTACGACAATTTTGAATCTTCCCTCAATAAGCTTACCGCCAAGAAATATCTCGCTGAAAAGTCTCCTGCTTATATGACAGCTCGTACCGCCCTTCGCGAGCTTCGTGCGCTTTCGGACCCGATCCCCAAACCTATCCTGCCTCCGTATCCCACTTTCACAGAACAGGACAGGCAGGTTGTTGGTGCTTGGAAAGCATGTCtgagatgggaagaagggaatCCACTGGTTATTGAGAATCACGAGCTGTTGCAATCCAGGATTGGGTATGCATTGAGAAAGTGTTTGGGTGAAATGAGACATTTTCCAGAGCTCTGGCACTATGCCGCTAGCTATTACTCCAAGTTGGGTAAACAGGACGAGGCTGCAGAGATTCTCGAAGCCGGTGTGAATGCTTGTCCTAAAAG cttcctcctcacGTTTGCTTACGCTGAGCTTCAAGAAGAGCGCAAAGCTTTCCCGACTTGTCATTCACTCTATACTACCCTCATCTCTAAACTGAATCCCGAAGTCGATGAGCTCCGCCAGAACGTTGCTCGTGAAATTGACATTGCTCGCGGTCCCCCTATTCCTGGCTCTGAAAAGGCTGCAGTAGCTGCTGCCGTTGGCGACAGCATTGACGCTGACGGTAATGATATAAGCGATATCCAGAGGCTCGTGGAGGAACGGGAACAGAGAGGGGCGCTTGTGGCgcaaaggagagggaaggacATCGAAGAACTGATGGTTGGCATAAGTGTCGTATGGATAATGTACATGAGGTTTGCTCGCAGGGCAGAG GGTATCAAGGCCGCTAGAGGAGTATTTGGGAAGGCTCGGAAGTCGCCTCATCTTACGTGGCAAGTATTTGAAGCATCAG CTTTAATGGAATACCACACCAACAAGGACGCCGCTGTTGCTATTAGAATTTTCGAATTGGGTCTGAAGCAGTTCTCCGAGGATGTTGACTATGTGATCAAATACCTTCAATTCCTTTTGTCGATTAACGACGATAACA ACGCTCGAGCTCTCTTTGAACGTTCGGTTGTCAGGATTATGGGCGACAAGGCTCGACCTCTATGGGATGCTTGGGCTCGTTATGAATACACCTACGGTGACCTGTCTGCGGTACACAAACTTGAAGCTCGCATGTCTGAAGTCTTCCCCGAGGATGCTCCTCTCAAGCGTTTCGCACAAAGATGGTCATACAACGGAATCGATCAAATTGCTATTCGGGATCTTGGCTTCAACCGTGCTCGAATGGGCGTTGCTGCGCCTCCTGCATTTGCCATCGCTCCTGTTCTCCCGCCGGTTCATGCTTCTATTCCCGCCCCTATTGCCGTCCCTACCCCAGTGCAGCCTCCTCAAGAATCATACAAACGTCCTGCTCCCGAAGATATCCCCCCACGACGGCCTTCCTCTGCAGAATTCTCTCGTTCTCCCAAGCGTCATCGTGCGCAGTCTCCCCCTCGCCGTTATCCTGAGCGTGATGaccgtcctcctccaggCCGATATCGTGACTCACTCCCGCCTGTCAAGGCCCCATCAAGcattccaccacctcctctcgCAGGACCAGCGTATGCAACACCTTCCAGTGGAGCGTACGGGGGCGACAAAGACAGGAGTGGTCTAGAAAAGCCTCTGGCGTGGTTCATGGCACAACTGCCCAATGCTCGTTCATTTGATG GCCCTGTTTTCCGTCCTGACGATATAATGAAGCTTTTCGGTGGACTTTCTCTGCCAGGTGCAGGTATGCCCCCTGCACCTCCTATCAGCAGAGGTCCTCCCCCGCCACCCATGCAAAGTAGAGGATATTATGAAC CTGAAAGGGACAGAAGATATGGGGGACATGGAAGCGGAAGGTACTGA